Proteins from one Bombus affinis isolate iyBomAffi1 chromosome 1, iyBomAffi1.2, whole genome shotgun sequence genomic window:
- the LOC126916378 gene encoding sodium-dependent neutral amino acid transporter B(0)AT3: MANTAHLVRRQSSRDLKPQKSVDKLEMKEMRGRLVVDNRKTNTTANYGATNAAFEDSSPNTKNNKTGNEGGGSKLGSNEGKPIFRPEAGEDERENWDSKLTFLLATVGYAVGLGNVWRFPYLAQKNGGGAFLIPYFVMLAIEGIPIFYLELAIGQRLRKGAIGVWNQVSPYMAGIGVSSAVVSFNVALYYNTIIAWCLFYFVQSFQSQLPWAECPNVYFQNGSYAPEPECVVSSPTQYFWYRTTLAISEDINTPEIFNWKIALALVIAWILVYMCMIKGIASSGKVVYVTATFPYIVLIIFFFRGVTLTGMSDGLRHLFTPKWWKLTDPVVWLEAGTQIFFSLGLAFGGLIAFSSYNPVNNNCYRDAIMVSLTNCFTSMFAGIVVFSIIGFKATMVYEHCLVERNTTLMNVFGQIDKIPDEIPATGTLLNITTGNGTLDNLIMPELPECDLEKELDNSASGTGLAFIIFTEAINQFPGAQFWSILFFLMLFTLGIDSQFGTLEGVVTSIVDMKLFPNLRKEILTGGICLVCCTISMAFAHGAGSYVFVLFDNFSGNFPLLIIAFFECIAVSYVYGLKRFADDIELMTGNRPGLYWLICWKYLSPLAMLSILVASIVEIIVDGSGYPAWVASKGITEKHEWPVWALVLIGILILASVLWIPTVAICRLFGILIIEDNEKAWFPAADLKEFHGIVPHEVTPAETLLFCIRSDGSEGLCCPTGGPSDDDEDLT, encoded by the exons ATGGCGAACACGGCCCACCTCGTCCGGCGGCAAAGTTCGCGCGACTTGAAGCCTCAAAAAAGCGTCGACAAACTCGAAATGAAGGAAATGAGAGGAAGATTAGTGGTGGACAATAGAAAGACTAACACCACTGCCAATTACGGGGCCACGAACGCAGCCTTTGAGGACTCCAGTCCTAACACGAAG AACAACAAAACGGGGAATGAGGGCGGGGGTAGCAAGCTTGGAAGTAATGAAGGAAAACCGATTTTCCGACCAGAAGCGGGGGAAGATGAAAGAGAAAACTGGGATAGTAAGCTTACGTTTCTATTAGCAACCGTGGGGTACGCAGTAGGGCTTGGGAACGTATGGAGATTTCCATATCTCGCGCAAAAAAATGGTGGAG GTGCATTCTTAATCCCTTACTTTGTAATGCTGGCCATCGAGGGTATCCCTATATTTTATCTGGAATTGGCAATTGGCCAGAGATTACGAAAGGGTGCTATCGGTGTATGGAATCAG GTTTCTCCATATATGGCTGGTATCGGCGTAAGCAGTGCTGTAGTATCTTTCAACGTAGCTCTGTATTACAATACTATTATCGCCTGGTGCCTCTTTTACTTCGTTCAA AGTTTTCAATCACAGCTACCATGGGCAGAGTGCCCTAACGTATATTTCCAAAACGGATCATATGCGCCTGAACCAGAGTGTGTG GTTAGCAGTCCCACGCAGTACTTCTGGTATCGAACGACATTGGCAATCTCCGAAGACATCAATACCCCAGAAATATTTAATTGGAAAATTGCTCTGGCATTGGTGATCGCTTGGATTCTCGTCTATATGTGCATGATCAAGGGAATCGCGTCTTCAGGGAAG gtCGTGTATGTGACCGCCACATTTCCATATATCGTTTTGATCATATTCTTCTTCCGTGGCGTCACTTTGACGGGGATGTCCGATGGTCTACGTCATCTTTTCACTCCAAAG tGGTGGAAATTAACCGACCCGGTAGTATGGCTAGAAGCGGGCACTCAGATATTCTTTTCCCTCGGTTTGGCATTTGGTGGTTTAATAGCGTTCTCTTCTTACAATCCCGTGAATAACAATTGCTATCGAGACGCTATCATGGTCAGTTTGACGAATTGTTTCACTTCGATGTTTGCCGGAATTGTTGTGTTTTCTATTATTG GTTTCAAAGCTACTATGGTTTATGAACATTGTTTAGTGGAAAGGAACACAACGCTCATGAATGTTTTTGGCCAGATAGATAAAATACCGGATGAAATACCAGCAACCGGTACACTTTTGAATATTACTACAGGGAATGGAACGCTGGATAATTTAATCATGCCAGAATTACCCGAATGTGATCTCGAGAAAGAGTTGGATAAT TCAGCATCTGGCACAGGTTTAGCGTTTATCATCTTCACAGAAGCGATTAATCAATTTCCTGGAGCACAATTCTGGTCCATATTATTCTTCCTTATGTTATTCACATTGGGAATCGACTCTCAATTCGGCACTCTCGAGGGAGTCGTTACAAGTATCGTGGACATGAAATTGTTTCCAAATTTACGAAAAGAAATTCTCACAG GAGGTATTTGTTTGGTTTGCTGCACGATTTCAATGGCCTTTGCTCACGGTGCTGGTAGCTACGTGTTCGTATTATTCGATAATTTCAGTGGAAACTTTCCTCTGTTGATTATCGCTTTCTTTGAATGTATCGCGGTGTCATATGTATATGGTTTGAAAAG ATTCGCCGATGATATCGAGCTAATGACTGGCAACCGTCCAGGCCTTTATTGGCTAATCTGTTGGAAATATCTCAGTCCGTTAGCTATGTTGAGCATTTTAGTTGCCTCGATCGTGGAAATCATTGTCGATGGAAGTGGTTATCCAGCCTGGGTTGCCAGTAAAGGTATTACGGAGAAACACGAGTGGCCGGTTTGGGCCTTGGTTCTCATCGGTATCCTCATTCTCGCTTCTGTTCTTTGGATCCCCACAGTTGCTATTTGCAG aCTTTTTGGAATACTCATAATCGAGGATAACGAGAAAGCGTGGTTCCCCGCAGCCGATCTGAAAGAATTTCATGGAATCGTGCCACACGAAGTTACACCTGCTGAAACTTTGTTATTCTGTATAAGAAGCGATGGCTCAGAGGGTCTTTGTTGCCCAACTGGTGGCCCCAGCGATGACGACGAGGATCTCACCTAG
- the LOC126916430 gene encoding uncharacterized protein LOC126916430 isoform X2, with product MAKEVHKCLINYFSQLEKVDCKWNELSEEAKRPLHALRNQSEQLRLVISEVDDAELCKVNELRERLIFKILMGIDDELTLLFNILMRFNNINQDLKNRLNNLEDARSKVSLDEGTMKELINGTPYRPRLNLLLEWAIEAFNYYHELYLLISGNIKQFNYKDEDTIENLTKSFVEDRFKRAQIERILYFTQFLIKESLR from the exons ATGGCAAAGGAAGTACATAAATGTTTGATAAATTATTTCTCACAGTTAGAGAAAGTAGATTGCAAGTGGAATGAATTATCCGAAGAAGCTAAGCGGCCTCTACACGCGTTGAGAAATCAATCAGAGCAACTCCGACTCGTCATAAG CGAAGTTGATGATGCAGAACTCTGTAAAGTAAATGAGCTACGCGAAAGattgatttttaaaattcttATGGGGATCGACGATGAACTGACATTGCTGTTCAACATTTTAATGCGATTCAATAACATTAATcaa GACTTAAAAAATCGTTTAAACAATCTGGAAGATGCACGAAGCAAGGTTTCGCTAGATGAGGGAACAATGAAGGAATTAATCAATGGAACACCCTATAGACCACGATTAAATTTGCTCTTAGAATGGGCTATTGAGGCTTTCAATTACTACCATGAATT ATATCTTCTGATCAGTGGAAATATAAAACAGTTCAATTACAAAGATGAAGATACGATTGAAAATTTAACGAAGTCTTTCGTCGAGGACCGGTTTAAAAGGGCGCAGATCGAAC GTATACTATATTTCACGCAATTCTTAATAAAAGAGTCTTTACGttag
- the LOC126916430 gene encoding uncharacterized protein LOC126916430 isoform X1, whose amino-acid sequence MAKEVHKCLINYFSQLEKVDCKWNELSEEAKRPLHALRNQSEQLRLVISSEVDDAELCKVNELRERLIFKILMGIDDELTLLFNILMRFNNINQDLKNRLNNLEDARSKVSLDEGTMKELINGTPYRPRLNLLLEWAIEAFNYYHELYLLISGNIKQFNYKDEDTIENLTKSFVEDRFKRAQIERILYFTQFLIKESLR is encoded by the exons ATGGCAAAGGAAGTACATAAATGTTTGATAAATTATTTCTCACAGTTAGAGAAAGTAGATTGCAAGTGGAATGAATTATCCGAAGAAGCTAAGCGGCCTCTACACGCGTTGAGAAATCAATCAGAGCAACTCCGACTCGTCATAAG CAGCGAAGTTGATGATGCAGAACTCTGTAAAGTAAATGAGCTACGCGAAAGattgatttttaaaattcttATGGGGATCGACGATGAACTGACATTGCTGTTCAACATTTTAATGCGATTCAATAACATTAATcaa GACTTAAAAAATCGTTTAAACAATCTGGAAGATGCACGAAGCAAGGTTTCGCTAGATGAGGGAACAATGAAGGAATTAATCAATGGAACACCCTATAGACCACGATTAAATTTGCTCTTAGAATGGGCTATTGAGGCTTTCAATTACTACCATGAATT ATATCTTCTGATCAGTGGAAATATAAAACAGTTCAATTACAAAGATGAAGATACGATTGAAAATTTAACGAAGTCTTTCGTCGAGGACCGGTTTAAAAGGGCGCAGATCGAAC GTATACTATATTTCACGCAATTCTTAATAAAAGAGTCTTTACGttag
- the LOC126916410 gene encoding lysophosphatidylcholine acyltransferase isoform X1 translates to MDEANGKMRSKHEDVDTTSLSADILNPFVHRLELDTTYDKLKTAFLTVALLPFRLAAITALVIMAWLLACLGLLGLSEEDLRRAPLTGWRRDMRIIICWMIRALFICGGFHHLKVKGRKAETKDAPVLALAPHSSFFDALPVVYLGGPSIVAKAEIGRIPFFGKLINYTQPVYVWREDPNSRQNTIKEIIERATSKEDWPQVMIFPEGTCTNRSCLITFKSGAFYPGVPVQPVCIRYPNKLDTVTWTWEGPGALKLLWLTLTQLNSSCEIEFLPVYKPSEAEKTDPKLYANNVRRLMAEALQIPVSDYTYDDCRIISKAHQLNIPRASIIVEAHKLRNKLGLVSAKTEEELVQKKTERFNEEVNLHEFAQILRIDEKEPVTQQLFRIHDRHGNGKIDLEEYLFTVLATTTANSELDKIETAFEVCGTKSLSCINKMELRKALKLSLSTPTEESDKIFQNAKIDFADTTVNFEFVLAALSARAEYCHIFAGNPETRKKTI, encoded by the exons ATGGATGAGGCGAACGGAAAAATGCGGAGCAAGCACGAGGACGTGGATACTACGTCCCTCAGCGCTGACATCCTGAACCCCTTCGTACACCGTCTCGAGCTCGACACAACCTACGACAAGCTCAAG ACGGCATTCCTGACGGTAGCACTACTACCATTCAGACTGGCCGCAATTACGGCTCTGGTGATCATGGCCTGGCTCCTGGCTTGTTTAGGTCTTCTTGGATTGTCCGAAGAAGATCTTCGTCGCGCACCTCTGACAGGGTGGAGACG AGATATGAGAATTATAATCTGCTGGATGATACGAGCATTGTTCATCTGCGGGGGATTTCATCACCTGAAGGTCAAAGGTCGTAAAGCGGAAACAAAGGATGCCCCCGTGTTAGCCCTAGCTCCGCATTCAAGCTTCTTCGATGCACTTCCGGTTGTTTACCTCGGCGGACCGAGCATCGTCGCCAAGGCAGAGATCGGACGCATTCCTTTTTTCGGAA AGCTTATCAACTATACACAACCGGTCTATGTTTGGAGAGAAGATCCGAATTCACGGCAAAATACTATCAAGGAAATTATCGAAAGAGCTACTTCAAAAGAGGATTGGCCACAG GTGATGATATTCCCGGAAGGTACTTGTACAAATCGATCGTGCCTTATTACCTTCAAATCAGGTGCATTTTATCCTGGTGTTCCTGTTCAGCCAGTCTGCATCAGATATCCTAACAAATTGGACACCGTAACATGGACATGGGAAGGTCCTGGGGC attAAAGCTACTGTGGCTTACATTAACACAGCTAAATAGCAGTTGTGAAATAGAGTTCCTTCCTGTTTACAAACCAAGCGAAGCGGAGAAAACAGATCCCAAGCTTTATGCAAATAACGTGCGACGTCTTATGGCGGA ggCATTGCAGATTCCCGTGTCAGATTATACGTATGACGATTGCCGAATTATTAGCAAAGCTCATCAGCTAAACATACCACGAGCATCCATCATAGTGGAAGCCCATAAACTTCGTAACAAACTCGG TTTGGTATCGGCCAAAACGGAAGAGGAGTTAGTTCAGAAGAAAACAGAGAGATTTAACGAAGAAGTTAATTTGCACGAATTTGCGCAAATCCTCAGAATAGATGAAAAAGAGCCTGTTACTCAGCAactatttcggatacacgatagg CATGGAAATGGTAAAATAGATTTAGAAGAATATTTATTCACGGTGTTAGCTACAACAACCGCAAACTCGGAGCTAGACAAAATCGAAACAGCGTTCGAA GTATGTGGTACCAAGTCATTATCTTGTATCAATAAAATGGAATTAAGAAAGGCTTTAAAACTCTCATTAAGTACGCCAACGGAAGAATCTGATAAAATTTTTCAGAATGCAAAGATCGATTTTGCTGATACAACAGTAAATTTTG AATTCGTACTAGCAGCGTTATCAGCAAGAGCAGAATACTGTCATATATTCGCTGGTAACCCCGAGACGAGGAAAAAAACTATTTGA
- the LOC126916410 gene encoding lysophosphatidylcholine acyltransferase isoform X2, with the protein MDEANGKMRSKHEDVDTTSLSADILNPFVHRLELDTTYDKLKTAFLTVALLPFRLAAITALVIMAWLLACLGLLGLSEEDLRRAPLTGWRRKIVPWLCFMGRLTYQAGGMRIIVRGRQATRAEAPILVVAPHSTFMDGGIVYITGFPSIIVRRESGLNPFIGKLINYTQPVYVWREDPNSRQNTIKEIIERATSKEDWPQVMIFPEGTCTNRSCLITFKSGAFYPGVPVQPVCIRYPNKLDTVTWTWEGPGALKLLWLTLTQLNSSCEIEFLPVYKPSEAEKTDPKLYANNVRRLMAEALQIPVSDYTYDDCRIISKAHQLNIPRASIIVEAHKLRNKLGLVSAKTEEELVQKKTERFNEEVNLHEFAQILRIDEKEPVTQQLFRIHDRHGNGKIDLEEYLFTVLATTTANSELDKIETAFEVCGTKSLSCINKMELRKALKLSLSTPTEESDKIFQNAKIDFADTTVNFEFVLAALSARAEYCHIFAGNPETRKKTI; encoded by the exons ATGGATGAGGCGAACGGAAAAATGCGGAGCAAGCACGAGGACGTGGATACTACGTCCCTCAGCGCTGACATCCTGAACCCCTTCGTACACCGTCTCGAGCTCGACACAACCTACGACAAGCTCAAG ACGGCATTCCTGACGGTAGCACTACTACCATTCAGACTGGCCGCAATTACGGCTCTGGTGATCATGGCCTGGCTCCTGGCTTGTTTAGGTCTTCTTGGATTGTCCGAAGAAGATCTTCGTCGCGCACCTCTGACAGGGTGGAGACG CAAAATAGTGCCCTGGCTGTGTTTTATGGGCCGGCTGACATACCAAGCAGGAGGAATGAGAATCATTGTGCGTGGAAGACAGGCGACGAGGGCGGAAGCGCCGATTTTAGTGGTTGCACCCCACTCGACCTTCATGGACGGAGGGATCGTCTACATAACCGGGTTCCCTTCGATCATCGTAAGACGAGAATCAGGATTGAACCCATTTATCGGAA AGCTTATCAACTATACACAACCGGTCTATGTTTGGAGAGAAGATCCGAATTCACGGCAAAATACTATCAAGGAAATTATCGAAAGAGCTACTTCAAAAGAGGATTGGCCACAG GTGATGATATTCCCGGAAGGTACTTGTACAAATCGATCGTGCCTTATTACCTTCAAATCAGGTGCATTTTATCCTGGTGTTCCTGTTCAGCCAGTCTGCATCAGATATCCTAACAAATTGGACACCGTAACATGGACATGGGAAGGTCCTGGGGC attAAAGCTACTGTGGCTTACATTAACACAGCTAAATAGCAGTTGTGAAATAGAGTTCCTTCCTGTTTACAAACCAAGCGAAGCGGAGAAAACAGATCCCAAGCTTTATGCAAATAACGTGCGACGTCTTATGGCGGA ggCATTGCAGATTCCCGTGTCAGATTATACGTATGACGATTGCCGAATTATTAGCAAAGCTCATCAGCTAAACATACCACGAGCATCCATCATAGTGGAAGCCCATAAACTTCGTAACAAACTCGG TTTGGTATCGGCCAAAACGGAAGAGGAGTTAGTTCAGAAGAAAACAGAGAGATTTAACGAAGAAGTTAATTTGCACGAATTTGCGCAAATCCTCAGAATAGATGAAAAAGAGCCTGTTACTCAGCAactatttcggatacacgatagg CATGGAAATGGTAAAATAGATTTAGAAGAATATTTATTCACGGTGTTAGCTACAACAACCGCAAACTCGGAGCTAGACAAAATCGAAACAGCGTTCGAA GTATGTGGTACCAAGTCATTATCTTGTATCAATAAAATGGAATTAAGAAAGGCTTTAAAACTCTCATTAAGTACGCCAACGGAAGAATCTGATAAAATTTTTCAGAATGCAAAGATCGATTTTGCTGATACAACAGTAAATTTTG AATTCGTACTAGCAGCGTTATCAGCAAGAGCAGAATACTGTCATATATTCGCTGGTAACCCCGAGACGAGGAAAAAAACTATTTGA
- the LOC126916365 gene encoding RAB11-binding protein RELCH homolog produces MAGATQEVRDPLSTDSKGCATVKPTISYEEIATKLLNEKLLLTALELHAELCEAGKELPILREFFSNPNHFESQSIKPEPYTPMPRSSSQATLDSLDMTRYSEDGAGVDERVAILEFELRKARESISALRANLTVVTESEGTTPDKCSDKHLVIGTPIKPHEQRAINFLVNEYLLASSYKLTSITFSDENGNQDFEDWQDVGLNIPKPAELLQIYREYMKANGYDKLPSVSVGVQTDFCELEPETEAEKDEFKEMVKKVEELKQQTALLEQERLDLQQFIATSENLSQNPIKQGSSGTIQTINSNSTTPDKFELLETPARDTSTVTQEAEEDDSVSVVVSLGETDPGDKEWTRIQLPRVDVTEGSSILPNPPSRHLPLKFKMEVISHCLVNVPSSVISAAEEVFKNGVTRDTLVHILAQTLPRIVPNVILNKREEVIPLMLSAIRLHNDSTEREKLLQMLFNLKKRPQEDERQLILAGFVAMAKLEDEPMEGEEILTICWEQSQHKYPEKRLLAVECCSVLAPYMSVGIRNSLMLSMLQQMLLEDKDPTVRASVVRSLALLIALMDDPDKYFQCEELALTALHDTSSIVVDVASSLLLPILAQWALCLKRLQTHLLPRIISKVKSHLKSGYSQHSPNKDHVDEGRIVSSIAVLQYLLPHMVICIADTDSVRSYIEHGTPSDIPDVFLNLCHSNIVNPKLFYNGDVDIGSLLNTFFANTWENDSWGELEWFTNSLVLDILEMVKSVESTQETILNALLTYIHSLCLGFGRYITQTRIQPIVVSEVTELEQQLTTLATDKKNMSLTLIPTYLIILSTLNGIDVSKSLKQFLVALSMSGTSITSLQIAIIMLCTQEHMQEYVLSGLWDGVVHQRPIVRCATATLFGCVIAHVSDRLASAKVVPAIVTLVNDPDITVRSAAIPSLGRLITECKVREMRDKARLTLETIAKEPQGVPPTLALPLVSTLAFIAPNCPQNYIEDVIATQLMGITSSALQQGRKIDLISALVEAYSVLVYCPLSNQCVSGVLLPGLKYLEQLVNQYLPQQKEAVRSLLREAESRQDLSKPMERSLSMSSGLSLSMATVNVGQGVEDMRQRVSKIFQQKTSSPSMSSIFRKK; encoded by the exons ATGGCTGGTGCTACACAAGAGGTTAGAGATCCTCTGTCTACAGACAGTAaag GGTGTGCGACTGTAAAACCAACGATATCGTATGAAGAAATTGCTACCAAGCTTTTAAATGAAAAGCTTTTATTAACGGCCTTGGAATTACACGCAGAACTATGCGAAGCTGGAAAAGAATTACCTATTTTAAGAGAATTTTTTTCAAATCCCAATCATTTTGAGAGTCAAAGTATTAAGCCAGAACCATATACTCCTATgc ctAGGTCCTCTAGTCAGGCTACTTTAGACTCACTTGATATGACCAGATACTCAGAAGATGGTGCAGGTGTTGATGAGAGAGTAGCAATTTTAGAATTTGAATTAAGAAAGGCCAGGGAAAGTATTTCTGCTCTTCGTGCAAATCTCACTGTAGTAACAG agtCAGAAGGGACTACACCTGACAAATGCTCTGATAAGCATCTTGTTATTGGAACACCCATAAAACCTCATGAACAAAGAGCTATAAATTTTCTTGTTAATGAATACCTGCTAGCAAGTTCTTACAAATTAACATCAATTACATTTAGTGATGAAAATGGAAATCAAGATTTTGAAGATTGGCAAGATGTAGGATTGAATATCCCAAAACCAGCagaattattacaaatatatagGGAATATATGAAGGCAAATGGATATGATAAATTACCTTCTGTAAGTGTTGGTGTACAAACTGATTTCTGTGAATTAGAACCAGAAACAGAAGCAGAGAAGGATGAGTTCAAAGAAATG GTAAAAAAAGTAGAAGAACTTAAACAACAGACTGCATTATTAGAACAAGAAAGGTTGGACTTGCAACAATTTATTGCCACTTCGGAAAATCTATCTCAAAATCCAATTAAG CAAGGTAGCAGCGGAACGATACAAACGATAAATTCGAATTCTACTACTCCAGATAAGTTTGAACTCCTTGAAACTCCAGCTCGTGATACGTCGACAGTGACTCAAGAAGCCGAGGAAGACGACAGCGTTTCTGTTGTTGTTAGTCTTGGTGAAACAGATCCTGGAGATAAAGAATGGACTAGAATTCAATTGCCTAGGGTGGACGTTACTGAAGGATCATCCATCCTTCCAAATCCGCCATCTAG acATTTACCATTGAAATTTAAAATGGAAGTAATATCACATTGTTTAGTAAATGTTCCAAGTTCTGTAATATCGGCAGCAGAAGAAGTTTTCAAAAATGGAGTTACGCGCGATACTCTCGTTCATATTTTAGCACAAACGTTACCTCGCATCGTACCCaatgttattttaaataaacgCGAAGAGGTAATACCATTAATGTTAAGTGCAATTCGACTTCATAATGACTCTACAGAAAGggaaaaattattacaaatgcTATTCAATCTAAAGAAAAGGCCACAAGAAGATGAAAGGCAATTAATTTTAGCTG GTTTCGTTGCTATGGCTAAACTTGAAGATGAACCAATGGAAGGTGAAGAAATATTGACCATTTGTTGGGAACAAAGTCAGCATAAGTATCCTGAGAAAAGGTTGCTAGCTGTTGAATGCTGTTCTGTATTAGCTCCATACATGTCAGTTGGGATAAGAAATTCTTTAATGCTCTCCATGCTTCAGCAAATGTTACTTGAAGATAAAGATCCAACAGTTAGAGCTAGTGTAGTGAGAAGTCTTGCACTGTTGATAGCTTTAATGGATGATCCTGATAAATATTTTCAG tGTGAAGAATTAGCACTAACGGCACTTCATGACACGTCATCTATCGTCGTTGACGTTGCATCCTCTTTGCTTTTACCCATTTTAGCCCAATGGGCACTCTGTCTTAAAAGATTACAAACACATTTATTACCACGTATAATATCTAAAGTAAAAAGTCATTTAAAGTCTGGGTATTCTCAACATTCGCCTAACAAAGATCATGTTGACGAAGGAAGAATAGTATCATCAATTGCGGTACTACAATATTTACTTCCACATATGGTTATCTGCATTGCAGATACTGATTCTGTTAGATCTTATATTGAGCATGGAACACCATCCGATATAC CTGACGTATTCCTGAATTTGTGTCATTCCAATATCGTCAATCCAAAGCTATTTTATAATGGAGATGTAGATATAGGATCTCTTCTAAATACGTTTTTTGCAAATACGTGGGAGAATGATTCATGGGGAGAATTAGAGTGGTTTACAAACTCACT AGTATTGGACATTTTGGAAATGGTAAAATCTGTTGAAAGTACACAGGAGACCATTTTAAATGCTCTTTTAACATATATTCATTCTTTATGTTTGGGTTTTGGGCGATATATCACGCAAACGCGG ATCCAACCGATAGTCGTATCCGAAGTAACTGAACTTGAGCAACAATTAACGACTCTTGCAacagataaaaaaaatatgagTTTGACGTTAATTCCaacatatttaattatattgtcCACTTTAAACGGTATAGATGTTTCTAAGTCTTTAAAACAGTTCCTTGTTGCTTTATCTATGAGTGGCACCAGTATTACTAGTTTACAGATCGCAATCATTATGTTATGTACTCAAGAACATATGCAAGAATACGTCCTTAGTGGTTTATGGGATG GGGTAGTGCACCAAAGACCCATTGTAAGATGTGCAACCGCAACATTATTTGGTTGTGTAATAGCTCACGTTTCCGATCGGTTAGCAAGTGCTAAGGTAGTTCCTGCAATTGTTACGCTCGTTAATGATCCTGATAT AACTGTTCGATCTGCTGCAATTCCTTCTCTCGGTCGTTTAATAACGGAATGTAAAGTGAGAGAGATGCGTGATAAAGCACGTTTAACTTTAGAAACCATTGCTAAAGAACCTCAAGGTGTTCCGCCTACTTTAGCACTCCCACTGGTTTCAACATTAGCATTTATTGCCCCTAATTGTCCTCAAAATTATATAGAAGATG TTATAGCTACCCAATTAATGGGGATAACTTCATCAGCGTTGCAACAAGGTCGCAAGATCGATCTCATTAGTGCTTTGGTCGAAGCATATTCTGTCTTGGTTTATTGTCCACTGAGTAATCAGTGTGTTTCTGGCGTATTACTGCCGGGATTAAAATATCTTGAACAATTGGTTAATCAATATTTACCTCAACAGAAGGAAGCTGTTCGGTCGCTTTTGCGAGAAGCCGAATCTCGGCAAGATCTTTCAAAACCAATGGAGAG ATCCTTATCAATGAGTTCTGGCCTCTCATTATCAATGGCTACAGTAAATGTAGGACAAGGTGTAGAAGACATGAGACAAAGAGTGAGCAAAATATTTCAACAAAAGACTAGTTCACCAAGTATGTCAAGTATCTTTCGAAAGAAGTAA